The region CAATGACCTGAGCCTCATGAGATGATCAAGCCGGTGCTCAGCCCGTTCGACATGCCCGTAGAGCATGGTGGCATTCGAACGGAGCCCGAGTTGATGGGCGGCTCTGTGAATGCGAATCCAGTTCTCGCCATCAGCCTTGTGCTCGCAGATTTGTGGGCGAACTTCGTCGTGGAAGATCTCGGCACCACCTCCGGGGAGACTCCCCAGGCCAGCGGCCTTCATCTCGGAAAGGACCCAGTCCACGGGCTTCTTGGTCAGGAATGAGAACCACGCGATTTCCACCGCAGTCCATGCCTTGATATGGATCTCGGGACAAGTCTCGTGCAGGACACGGATCAGGTTCACATACCAGTCAAACTTCTTCTGGTGATGCAACCCACCGACCACATGAATCTCTGTGGCTCCTCGGGACTGTGCTTCCAGAATGCGCTCGCGGGCCTGGTCGTCAGTAAAGGCGTAGGCTTTCTCATCGCGAAGGTCAGCCCGGAAGGCACAGAATCGACAGCGATAAACACAGACGTTGGTGGGATTGAGATGGATGTTGGTGTTGTAGAAAGTGATGTTGCCGTGACGCTTTTCACGCACTTCATTGGCCAGGCGACCCATCGCCATGAGGTCGGCCTCACGATCCAGAAAGAGACCATCTTCCAGAGTCAGTCGCTCACCTTGACGGACTCTGCGAGCGATCTCCAGAAATCGTGGATCATCCGGACGGGCTATCGCCTGCTGTTGCTGACTGACCATGACGTGTTCCCTTACCTGTTTTGAATCGTTTCAGGATTCTAGGCAGGCGGCACACGTCCCGTCATCTGTCGTGAGGATTTCCTGTCGATGTGGCGGAATCTCGGTGGAGCTAAGGATGGGCGAATGGACTGATGATGGTCGAGGTGTTGTGATCTTGGGAGTTGGGTGGGACTCAAAACATGATGCTGAACGCTGCGAAGACCACGCCCTTTCGCAAAGCCTCCAGGGACGTGCCACACGGAATTAGATGTCGGGGGGATCGCGAAGAACGCTGTGTTCCACGTGAAACTGCGAGTCAGATTCCAGAGAAGGCCTGTCCGACTTCCATTTGAAACTCTTGGAGCGATGGCGATGTGAGTGTCTCACCCATGCGGAAGCGGATGGGATCGCGATCGAGCCGGTGCGATTCGATGAACCGGTCGGCAGGGGCCAAAGTGGGTTCGACCAGCCAGACTTCTTCGACGCCAATCTTCAGGTACTCAACCGCCTTCTCCAACAGGTCAGTCCAGCGGTTTGAAGGTGACCTGACCTCGATGCATAGCTCGGGAGCCGGGAGCAACGGACCTTCGGGAAGCACGTTCCCTTTGAGGCGTGCAAACGAAATGTAGAAGCCGTCAACGCCGCGAACGGTGTCTGGCTCAGACTTGGTTTGTAGAGCCGTCTCGTGCCCACCAGCCAGGCCGCTGTTATGAGTCCGAGCCCAGGTCGTCAAGAGATAGTTCAAATTGGAAATTACAATGGCATGACGCGGGGATGGCGGATTCATCTCGACAATGACTCCCTTGACCAGTTCACACGGTTGCTCGTCCGGAAGTGCCAGGAACTCAGCGGCCGTCATGCGCCTTGTCACTGGGCTCAGGGGAAGTTCGGCAATCGACATCGTTATGCCTCCTCGATTGAAGATTCACTCGCTCTCAGCCTACCACCTGGCGTGAGGTGTCGAAACCCCTTCAGTGCGGAGATGAAGTCGTGGGCCGGTGCACCGAATCCCGATTCAGGCTCTCACGAGGAGAGGAAGGCGTACAGCCAGTCGCACGGCAGCCAGGGCCGAAAGCATTCCGACCACGAAGACCAGCAGGAGCCAGACGCCACCTGTGACCCATGGGACATCTGCCCCGGCGGAGAGCAGTTGAGGCAGCATCGAGACCAGAGCCGCGACCGTTCCAAAGCACAACCCCCAGATCAGCAGCAGAGCATTCTCGCACAGAATCATGCGGGTGATCAGGCCGTTGCCAAAACCAATTGCTCTCATCAGCGAAAGCTCGGCTTGCCGCTCCCAGACATTTCTCAGCATGACGGTCGCCAGCCCGATGGTTCCCAGCAGCAGTCCTAAGCCACCCAGAGCCTGGAAGGCGGCCAGATAAGTATTCTGCACAGCCAGAAACCGGGCGATCCGCACACCCACCGGTTCGAGGTCGAGACCGTATTCTACCAGACGGGATTCCAGCAGATCGATCGCGGGTTGTTCGTCGGCTGGTGGTAGTTCGATGAGAAAGTACCCAAATCCCTTCTGCTCGGGATAGAGCCTCAGGAAGTTCTCCTCGGACATCAGTAGCACACCTTGCAGCACAGATCCATCGAGCATCCCGGCGATCTTCAAAGGGGGCGCACCAGAAGGTGCTTCTGGTGCAGGAAGCGTGGCTCCGGGGCCTTTCTTGAGGCTATAGAGCAAAGTGTTGATATCGCCAATCACAGGGATCGTTTCGGTACTGGTGCCCAGCAGTAGCTCCCACGGATTCGCTTCTCTCGCACCGACAAACTTAAAACCCCCGCGTTCGATGAATGATCGCGGCACACCCAGAATCGTGGGGGCTGTCGCCTGGAACAGGTTGATGCAACTGGCATCTTCTCCCGGCTTCACGCGGAACTGATAAGCCCGCATCGCATCGAGCAGGCTGGCTTCTTTCGATCCTGCGGGGAACTTGAGCTGGAGCGATTGCCTCCCTGCGGGTGTATTCAAGTCGTACAGGATCGGACTGGCCGATTCTCCCACGAGAGCGAAGCCGCCATTCCCACTCGACTTCATCGGTCGGTCGGCAGCAGGGTTTCTCTGCCCCGCAGCCACCGTCACAATCACAAAGGTCGCCGCGGAGATCATGCCGACAGTGAGCAGACTGCGCTGCCTCGCTCGAGTGACATTTCGCTCTGCCAGTCTGGTGACCCCCGCCAAGCCACTCCCTTGGAGGACACTGATCACAGGCCGATCCAGCCACGCACTGAGCGTCCAGAGAGAGGTCGCCAGTAGTAACATCCCGGAAACGAAGAATCCCACGATCTGCCACGATAATCCGCCAAAGGCTTCACTGGCGGGAACCACCCCGGCAACCAGCATGACGATCATCACAGCCGAGATTCCACCACTGGTCAGGGCCTTCCAGCGTGCCTGAGAATACCTCGATGGTTGATCTTCGAAGAGGTTGCTCTGTCCGGCAAGGAGGTCCCGGATCTCGATCCGGGAGAGATCGCGCAGTGCCCACCAGACGCTGAACATCGCACCGGCGATGGCAATCGCGGCTCCCATGACGAGACTGCCGGGGAGGACATACAGGTCAATGGCACTGGTGCGAATCGCCCCCTTCCACCAGTTGGTGAGACCGTAAATCATGAGCCGGGCATACGCGGTTCCCAGCACAAGGCCCATGAGTGAACCCAGGCATGCCAGCCAGAAGCCTTCGCACAACAGCAGCCAGCGGATCGATGTGGGTGTGAATCCCGTGGCTGCCAGCAGACCCAGTTCGCGGGTGCGCTGCTCGACACCGAGGCGGAAGAGCAGGCTGATGAGTATCAAGGCGGCCACAATCAGGAAGAAGCTGAAGCCAATAAACAGTCCGGTAAAATCTGTGGCTCCTGCTGCCGTTTTCAGACCGTAGGCTTTGAGTGGCTGGAGCGATAAGCCCGCCGCCGACATATCGAGCTGCTCAACCATTTGTGAAACAAGTTCTGTTTCGATCGCTTCGCGGGAAGTGCCTGTTGGCAAGGCCAGACGAATCGATGTCAGCGTCCCGTACCGGCTGGGCCAGAGTTCCTGGGCGGTCTGGAGCGACAGGAAGAGTTTCGGCAGGGCCTTGTACTGATCCCAGTACTCATCATCACGGGTCGTCACCAGATCGAGCTTCATCGGAAAAGGCTGATCCCAATCCGACAGCGAATCGACATCGGTAATCCCCTTGACCTCAGGAGTCAGATGACGGTCAGCGGCTGGCCCCTCGATCTTTGTGATGGCTTCGACCGTGAACAGTCCCGATTCTTCGGGAAGCTCGCCATGTGCCCCAACCTGATGCCATTTCAGTTCTAGCTCGTCGCCGACTTTTGCGCCCAGGTCTTCTGCAAGATAAGTGTTGATCATCACCCCACGCCCGGAGAGCTTGAGCGCTGTCACGGGTTGACCACCGACGACTGCCATAGGCTCGACAAGAGGGAATGGGCCAAAAGGTGGTTCCAGCGCTTTCGCATTGATCCCGGCGACAGTCGAGTACATGGAGTACTGCCGGGGTTCCCCACCCACTTTTCGAATCGAGTTCGCCAGGTAAACCATGACTGGCGAACTGGCCAGCTTCAGCTTGTCGGCTGCTGACTGAATGGCCTGGGCCAGCGGGTCTTCGAGCAGCATCCGCTCGCTGTCAACACTCAGCCCCCCAATCGCAGAATCATCGATGACCCGAAGTTGCAGATCGCTGAAGGAAATGACACTTCGCAAAGCCTCTTCAACGGCGGCTCGGTCTTCTTGTGAGGCCAAGGCACTCTCTGGAGAAGTCGCTTTGGAGTCATGAAAAAAGATCGCATTGACTCGGGCCGGCGAGCCTTGAGGATCCCGGCGGCTGGGCCGAACTTCACCCAACCCCAGATCCGCTTGTAATGTCTTGAGATTCATGAACAGGTTGACGGGATCGAGCTGGCTGGGTGCCAGTCCAAAGTGAGCTGGGGTCACCTCCTGAGGAAGAATCTCGCGAACGGTGAGCGTGACCTCCTGCGAATCGTTGTCTTTCTGTCCCAGCAGAGTATCGCGGGGAACCGCCGACGGAAGTTCAACCCAGAGTGTGATTGTGTCTCCCGCCCTCGCCTGAAGTGCTTCAGCCAGTGCCGTGGTGATGAGAGCTTCTCGCCCAGCAGGAGGTGCCACTCGCGAAGCTGCTGACGAAATGCTGGTGCCGGGTGCAGATCGATCCAGCCAGGGCCAGAGCCGTTCATCGACGCCATAAGCCATCACCTGCCCTGCCCGGCGAACGAGCGAGTCAGTTCCGGATTTCGACGATTGTTGATGTTCAACACCTCCGCGCAGGATCAGTCCTGGGGCGATCTCGATGCCCTGATCTTTGAGTTTCGCCTGCAATCGGGAGGCGAGATCTTCTCGAACAAACCGGGGCCCAGTGATGACAGCATCGACTTCACCCAGCCGGCGCAACGTCATGGCCCGCAGACTGCCACGCATCGAGTCACCCACCAGCAGTGCACCCGTCACGACGGCTGTCGCCGCAATGACGCCCAGCCAGACGGCCAACGAGGTTCGCCAGTAGTAACGGAGACTGGCCTTGATCAACAGTGAATGGCGAAGCGAGGCTGCTCCAGAACGTGACATTGTCAGCTCAGTTTGGAATGGTGGTGCGTCGAAGGCTCGTGTTCGAATCGATCTGCCGATAGCGAGGTCAATCCGGCAACGGCTCATCCTACGAAAATCAGTGACCAGTTGCGCCGCATCCTGAAAGATCCCACCGGTTCAAAATGTGTTGCGAGTCCACGATTCTGTGAACTTTCCAAGAAATGATGGGGCGGTCAATAAAACTGCGCGTTTCGTCAATGATCAATCTTCATGACCAAATTAGCATAATTGACCGATTGATCATGCCCGCCTGTATGAGCTACTCTCAGAGCCTCGTAATCTGGACGAATCCGTGACTCTTGATCTGACCACGACCATGCCATCTGCCGACCACACCGACTTCAGCCCGAAGTCAGCCGACACCTCCGGGCCCACCTTTGATGACATTGTCGTCGGGGCTGGTGTGATTGGTCTGGCACATGCCTACGCTCTGGCACGTCGCGGCCGCAAGGTGCTGGTCATCGAGCGGCATGCCCGGGCCTTGGGCGCCTCAGTTCGCAACTTTGGAATGATCTGGCCGATTGGCCAGACCTTAGGCACGAACATGAACCTGGCCCTCGACAGTCGCCAGATCTGGGCCGGAGTGCTGGAACGATCGGGGATCTGGCATCACCAGGGGGGCTCGCTGCATGTGGCTCATCACGATGATGAAGCTCAGGTATTGCGCGAGTTTTACGAACTAGCGACGCAGGCTGGCTATGAACTAGAACTGCTGGATGCGCGGGCGACGACCGCCTGCTCACGGGCCGTCAATCCAGAGGGACTCAAACTTTCGCTTTACAGCCGGCATGAGATTGCTGTCGATCCGCGCGAGGTCATTGCGAAACTGCCAGGCTATCTGCGAGCCCACTACGGCGTGCGATTTGAGTATGGCCAGATGGTGCGTTCCATTGATGGACAGAAGGTCAAGACGTCTGCAGGCCAATGGTCGGCCCGGCGCGTCTGGCTCTGCACGGGTGATGAAACACAGATTCTGTACCCTGAGATTTTGACCCGGCAAGGGATGTTCCCCTGCAAACTGCAGATGCTCCGCACCGCGGCTCAAACGGGCGATTGGAAAATCGGGCCACACCTGGCTGGTGGACTGACACTCCGGCACTACACATCGTTTGCAGCCTGCCCGACACTCGCCGAACTCAAAGCGCGAGTGGCCCGAGAAATGCCTCTGATGGATCACTTTGGAATTCATGTGATGGCTTCGCAGAATGGGCGTGGCGAACTCACGATTGGTGATTCGCACGAATACAACCCGCCCGAAGAACCCTTCGGCACCGTCTCGCCATTCAATACCCGGCAGATCGACGACCTGATCATGAGCTATCTGAAAACCATCATGGTCGCACCCGATCTGGAGATTGCCGAGCGCTGGTTCGGAGTTTATCTGAAGCACCCCGGCAAGCTGTGGTTTGAAGCCGCGGCCGAACCACACGTCGAAATCCTGACCGGCATCGGTGGGAATGGCATGACTCTCTCGATGGGTGTGAGCGAACAACATGTGGCCCGTGTGCTCGGAGAAGCAATCACTCAGGATGCGACTCCAGCCGATGCCAGTACGAAACCAGCACTGGTGTAGCTGCGAGACCCTCGCCCACGTCTGCGTGTGAGAGGGTGGTACGGAGTGCCGGGTGAGGTTTTTTCCTGGCGACGTGGAGCAGCCACTTACACTTCCGCTTGGTGCCACTGCTGGCTTGCCAGCAGTGCTCATCCCACGATGCTTTCGGGGAAGAACTTATTAATGACGACTCGGGGTCAAAGTACCTCGTTGATAGAATATCCAATACGTTCGGGCTCACCCTCATCCCGGCCTTTTCCCGTCGGAACTGGAGAAGGGGAAACTGATGCCATGATGCAGTCGCGATCACGACTGACGACTTCAGCCCATCAAACTCTTGGTGACCATTAATATGGAGAGTGGCATCCATCGCACAATGGCGTCAGTCTCCAACGGCTCACCGCGAGTTCGACCACAGTTCCCGATTTTCGGCTGCCAGAAACGCGGTCAGAATCATGTGAGCAGCGAGCTTATCCACCGGGCTGACGGGAGTTTTTTTCTTCGCACGATTCTGAGGTGAGGAGTGACCAGCACCTGGGGATTTTTTAGAGGTTCGCCCACTGGCTGGCTTGTTGCCAGAGCGTGGAAAAACTCCGTCCTGCCACATCAGCAATTCTGCCGAGACCGAGGTGTATCGCTCATCCCAGAATCGAAGTGGCAAGTTCGTGCAGCGAGCCAGCCATTCACCGAATTGTCGGACTTCCCGCGAGAGCTCACTTTCTTCACCACTCGTGTGAAGTGGCAGACCCACAACTAAACCTGCGACGCGGTAGTCGAGGCAAGTCGCCTTAAACCATTCCCGATCGACCGACTCAGACTTCCTCTGATAGATCTCCATGGGCATCGCCAAAGTCTGCTCGAATGTCGAGATCGCCAGACCCACCCGCTTCTGGCCATAATCAACTCCCAGGAGACACCCTTCGCGAGGAAATGCCTGCTCACTCGCCGACTGGCCTTCTTCCGGCTGCTCACCAGAGATTGGGGGATCCTGTGGCATCAAGTGATCCAGGCAAAATAGGGGGTTGATTTTCAGGGGTGATCCAGCGGAGAAAAACCTCTGTCGAGCTGGCGTAACATGCATTTCGACATCAGTTTACGCAGGTTTAGGACTCTTCGTGAAGTCGCTTGTCTGGTTCTGGAAGCCAGATTGACCCATTTTCCGGCCCAGACATATACTCCCGGACGTTGGAATACTGCACAATCTGCGGGCTGACAACCTGAAGATGGCCGCAGTCTTCCAACAAGTTGCCAGGGAAGGTCATCGTTTGGCAGTTCTTGCCAATTTTCGCCGGGGTCTTTCGGTGACACATCCAAGGACGGATGTGACAAGACAGGAGTGCCCGTGAAGGGCTATCTCAGACTATCGATCTGGGTCTTCATTGGACTCGTGGGATTGCTGCTGGCAATCACGGGGATCGGTGGCGGTGCGCACCTCTGGGCACGCACAACAGCTCCTCAAGAATCCATCAGTCTCTCGGCGGACTGGCTCCAGGAATGGGAACAGGGACGCGAGCATATTGGGCTGTTCCGTGGTCACTGCCAGATCACTCAAGGGGCGACCACGTGGCAGGCCGACAAAATGGTCGTCTGGGTCGAAAGTGCCGATGTCGATAGCACGGTCGTCGAAGATCGACTGGTGATCTGGCTGGAAGGGAACGTCCAGGAAATCTCGGCCACTGGTCATCGAAGCGATTCTTCCAGGCTGCTGAAGCTGAGGACGATTGCGGGGGTTGACCTCTCGGTTCGAGGTCGAGTCAGTGATCAGCCCGCGATTGATGACGCACTATATATAAGGGCGCTCAAGCAGCGGTTCGCCGGGACTCCTGAAGCGGCCCTGGCACGCAGTGAACTCCTGCAGACACAACTGACGGTCGATCCTCCGGCCCTCACGATACCGCCGGGGTCGGGGAATTCCGGGTTTGCCAACCCGGGGGTCATGACACCACAGCTTGGTCAGCCTGCTCCCTCGATGAACAATTCGCCCGCTCCAGCCGCCATGCGGCGAGTGAGGATCTTCCCACGCAGTGCCGTTCCTTTCGATGTTCGCAGCTTCCGCAATGAGAACACATTGCCGCCCGAGCAGGTTGTGCAGTTGACCGGTGGTGTCACGATCATCGTCGATGGGATTGAACGGGTGGGGGTGATCGACCTTTCCGCGGATAACGCAGTCATCTGGACAACTGCCCTCGGCAAAGAAGAGTTCTCGACAGAATCTCTCCAGACAGGCGATACGCCTTATCAGGTCTATCTCGAAGGGAACATTGTCATCCGGCAAGGTGAGAATATTGTTCGCGCCACGCGAGCCTTCTACGATGCCCGCGAAGACCGCGCTCTCATTCTCGATGCCGAACTGAAGAGCATCATTCCTGATCAGCAGGGGCTGACGGTACGAGTCCGGGCCGAATCCATTCGCCAGCTTTCACGCGATACGTTCCAGGCTCGCAATGCTTATGTCACGACGAGTCAGTTGGGGGAACCGGTTTACCGGATTCAATCGAGCGATATTTTCATCGATCAACGGACATGGTCTCCCTGGTCACAGCCCACGGTCGATCCAGAGACAGGTTTACTGAAGCCAAATACGATCCCGTGGGTCACAGCTCAGAACAATGCCTTTGTTTTTGGAAGTGTGCCGCTGCTCTATGCTCCGGTGATCTCAGGGCCGGCTGAAGATCCGAACATCCCGATTCAAGGCTTCACCTTCGGCCAGG is a window of Planctopirus limnophila DSM 3776 DNA encoding:
- the mqnE gene encoding aminofutalosine synthase MqnE; the protein is MVSQQQQAIARPDDPRFLEIARRVRQGERLTLEDGLFLDREADLMAMGRLANEVREKRHGNITFYNTNIHLNPTNVCVYRCRFCAFRADLRDEKAYAFTDDQARERILEAQSRGATEIHVVGGLHHQKKFDWYVNLIRVLHETCPEIHIKAWTAVEIAWFSFLTKKPVDWVLSEMKAAGLGSLPGGGAEIFHDEVRPQICEHKADGENWIRIHRAAHQLGLRSNATMLYGHVERAEHRLDHLMRLRSLQDETGGFQTFIPLAFHPDNTKLAHIPKPTARMDLRMVSLARLMLDNFDHIKAYWIMLGEETAQVAQSFGADDLDGTVVHELIYHDAGAKTPEGLTVSKLHRLIQEAGRVPVERDTLYRRVVREGAKWSIESDGKTIGV
- the ruvX gene encoding Holliday junction resolvase RuvX translates to MPQDPPISGEQPEEGQSASEQAFPREGCLLGVDYGQKRVGLAISTFEQTLAMPMEIYQRKSESVDREWFKATCLDYRVAGLVVGLPLHTSGEESELSREVRQFGEWLARCTNLPLRFWDERYTSVSAELLMWQDGVFPRSGNKPASGRTSKKSPGAGHSSPQNRAKKKTPVSPVDKLAAHMILTAFLAAENRELWSNSR
- a CDS encoding Uma2 family endonuclease, with product MSIAELPLSPVTRRMTAAEFLALPDEQPCELVKGVIVEMNPPSPRHAIVISNLNYLLTTWARTHNSGLAGGHETALQTKSEPDTVRGVDGFYISFARLKGNVLPEGPLLPAPELCIEVRSPSNRWTDLLEKAVEYLKIGVEEVWLVEPTLAPADRFIESHRLDRDPIRFRMGETLTSPSLQEFQMEVGQAFSGI
- a CDS encoding TIGR03364 family FAD-dependent oxidoreductase, which encodes MTLDLTTTMPSADHTDFSPKSADTSGPTFDDIVVGAGVIGLAHAYALARRGRKVLVIERHARALGASVRNFGMIWPIGQTLGTNMNLALDSRQIWAGVLERSGIWHHQGGSLHVAHHDDEAQVLREFYELATQAGYELELLDARATTACSRAVNPEGLKLSLYSRHEIAVDPREVIAKLPGYLRAHYGVRFEYGQMVRSIDGQKVKTSAGQWSARRVWLCTGDETQILYPEILTRQGMFPCKLQMLRTAAQTGDWKIGPHLAGGLTLRHYTSFAACPTLAELKARVAREMPLMDHFGIHVMASQNGRGELTIGDSHEYNPPEEPFGTVSPFNTRQIDDLIMSYLKTIMVAPDLEIAERWFGVYLKHPGKLWFEAAAEPHVEILTGIGGNGMTLSMGVSEQHVARVLGEAITQDATPADASTKPALV
- a CDS encoding ABC transporter permease, giving the protein MSRSGAASLRHSLLIKASLRYYWRTSLAVWLGVIAATAVVTGALLVGDSMRGSLRAMTLRRLGEVDAVITGPRFVREDLASRLQAKLKDQGIEIAPGLILRGGVEHQQSSKSGTDSLVRRAGQVMAYGVDERLWPWLDRSAPGTSISSAASRVAPPAGREALITTALAEALQARAGDTITLWVELPSAVPRDTLLGQKDNDSQEVTLTVREILPQEVTPAHFGLAPSQLDPVNLFMNLKTLQADLGLGEVRPSRRDPQGSPARVNAIFFHDSKATSPESALASQEDRAAVEEALRSVISFSDLQLRVIDDSAIGGLSVDSERMLLEDPLAQAIQSAADKLKLASSPVMVYLANSIRKVGGEPRQYSMYSTVAGINAKALEPPFGPFPLVEPMAVVGGQPVTALKLSGRGVMINTYLAEDLGAKVGDELELKWHQVGAHGELPEESGLFTVEAITKIEGPAADRHLTPEVKGITDVDSLSDWDQPFPMKLDLVTTRDDEYWDQYKALPKLFLSLQTAQELWPSRYGTLTSIRLALPTGTSREAIETELVSQMVEQLDMSAAGLSLQPLKAYGLKTAAGATDFTGLFIGFSFFLIVAALILISLLFRLGVEQRTRELGLLAATGFTPTSIRWLLLCEGFWLACLGSLMGLVLGTAYARLMIYGLTNWWKGAIRTSAIDLYVLPGSLVMGAAIAIAGAMFSVWWALRDLSRIEIRDLLAGQSNLFEDQPSRYSQARWKALTSGGISAVMIVMLVAGVVPASEAFGGLSWQIVGFFVSGMLLLATSLWTLSAWLDRPVISVLQGSGLAGVTRLAERNVTRARQRSLLTVGMISAATFVIVTVAAGQRNPAADRPMKSSGNGGFALVGESASPILYDLNTPAGRQSLQLKFPAGSKEASLLDAMRAYQFRVKPGEDASCINLFQATAPTILGVPRSFIERGGFKFVGAREANPWELLLGTSTETIPVIGDINTLLYSLKKGPGATLPAPEAPSGAPPLKIAGMLDGSVLQGVLLMSEENFLRLYPEQKGFGYFLIELPPADEQPAIDLLESRLVEYGLDLEPVGVRIARFLAVQNTYLAAFQALGGLGLLLGTIGLATVMLRNVWERQAELSLMRAIGFGNGLITRMILCENALLLIWGLCFGTVAALVSMLPQLLSAGADVPWVTGGVWLLLVFVVGMLSALAAVRLAVRLPLLVRA